Proteins from a single region of Candidatus Methylacidiphilales bacterium:
- a CDS encoding SulP family inorganic anion transporter, translated as MRKISDWPARLWLMGRSLAAKSNLRVFPLRESLRGYHRLLFLRDLRAGCNVALLDFPQGIAYAMIAGLPAQYGIFTSAVASLVGPFFSSSRYVMLGPTNATAVLVLSGLMVLPAGVDHMVVMPVFLLLVGLFLVVGAFCRVAGLVQYVSQTVVTAYITGAAALIIVNQIHAVLGFDTGDAASFFAVLQLTIARIGDTQWQSLFLGATTALFYLAFQQRVKKVPAVAATLLVMSVLGSYLQIIGWNLEFIASPVGPGWIIHLPWADFRTLSQLASAALAVAFLSLVETSSIAKSLANRSGDRMDANQQMLGLGLANTASAFLGGMPASGSLTRSVLNWSSHAASPVSSWISGLLVAAGALLLSGWLHHIPRPVLGVLVIMVGVSLINGKQIRIALNSTGSDRITFLVTLGSALFFTLDFAIYLGVAVSIILFLRKASSPQLVEYSFNDQGNLYEIADKSTRAHPRISIVHVEGDLFFGAAELFRDQVRFVSEDPDLKVIILRLKNAHHLDATSVSALEELIRYLREQGRHLIVSGARKEVYRVFLRSGLIEVLGRENFFMGSPDNPNVSTRNALRRAQELLGDVKAEVKIYYDPDKHPNNLMNP; from the coding sequence ATGAGGAAGATTTCGGATTGGCCTGCCCGCCTTTGGCTGATGGGCCGTTCGCTGGCAGCCAAGAGCAACCTGCGGGTTTTCCCATTGAGAGAGTCGCTGCGGGGCTACCACCGTCTCCTCTTCCTGCGTGACCTGCGGGCCGGATGTAATGTGGCTTTGCTCGACTTCCCCCAAGGGATCGCTTACGCGATGATTGCCGGCCTTCCCGCCCAATATGGGATCTTCACGAGCGCTGTGGCATCCCTGGTTGGACCTTTTTTCTCCAGTTCGCGATATGTCATGCTTGGGCCCACCAATGCCACTGCGGTTTTGGTACTGAGTGGATTGATGGTGCTGCCCGCCGGGGTCGATCACATGGTCGTGATGCCTGTTTTCCTTCTCTTGGTCGGGCTGTTTCTGGTGGTGGGGGCTTTCTGCCGCGTGGCCGGTTTGGTGCAGTATGTCTCCCAGACCGTGGTCACCGCCTATATCACCGGCGCAGCGGCACTGATCATCGTCAACCAAATCCATGCGGTGTTGGGTTTTGATACCGGAGATGCGGCCAGTTTCTTCGCCGTCCTCCAACTGACGATCGCCCGGATCGGAGACACCCAATGGCAAAGTCTTTTTCTGGGGGCCACCACCGCGCTGTTTTATCTGGCTTTCCAGCAGCGGGTCAAAAAAGTCCCCGCTGTGGCCGCGACCCTCCTGGTCATGTCTGTTCTGGGATCGTACCTGCAAATAATCGGCTGGAATCTGGAATTCATCGCATCGCCTGTCGGGCCCGGTTGGATCATCCACCTGCCCTGGGCGGATTTTCGTACCCTCAGCCAACTGGCCAGTGCCGCTCTGGCCGTGGCCTTCCTCAGTTTGGTGGAAACCAGCTCGATCGCCAAATCTCTGGCCAACCGTTCCGGCGACCGGATGGACGCCAACCAGCAGATGCTGGGTTTGGGTTTGGCCAACACGGCCAGCGCTTTTCTCGGAGGCATGCCGGCTTCCGGTTCCCTGACACGATCCGTGTTGAATTGGTCGAGTCATGCCGCCAGTCCGGTTTCGAGCTGGATCAGCGGTCTCTTGGTTGCGGCCGGGGCCCTGTTGTTGAGTGGATGGCTGCACCATATCCCACGTCCGGTGCTGGGCGTTTTGGTCATCATGGTGGGCGTTTCCCTGATCAATGGAAAACAGATCCGCATCGCGTTGAATTCCACCGGCTCCGACCGGATCACTTTCCTCGTGACCCTGGGCAGCGCCCTGTTTTTCACCCTCGACTTCGCCATCTACCTGGGAGTCGCGGTCTCGATCATCCTCTTTCTGCGCAAGGCCTCTTCACCACAACTGGTCGAATACAGTTTCAACGACCAGGGCAACTTGTATGAAATCGCGGACAAGTCGACCCGCGCCCACCCTCGCATTTCGATTGTGCATGTGGAAGGGGATCTTTTCTTCGGCGCGGCGGAGCTGTTCCGCGACCAGGTGCGGTTTGTCAGCGAGGATCCGGACCTGAAAGTGATCATTCTGCGGCTCAAGAACGCACACCACCTTGATGCGACGAGTGTGAGTGCATTGGAGGAGTTGATCCGTTACCTGCGCGAACAGGGCCGGCACCTGATTGTGAGCGGGGCGCGCAAGGAAGTGTACCGCGTCTTCCTGCGCTCGGGATTGATCGAGGTGTTGGGACGTGAAAATTTCTTCATGGGATCGCCCGACAACCCGAATGTTTCCACCCGCAACGCTTTGCGGCGGGCGCAAGAACTTCTGGGGGACGTCAAGGCCGAGGTGAAGATCTATTACGATCCCGACAAACACCCCAACAACCTGATGAATCCATAG
- a CDS encoding PAS domain S-box protein codes for MSRPEDTESVSLSDISLEQLKTKYLQLRLQHNELLAYRDQQDKGIALYHLITENIADLLAVIDPSGKRIWNNKAYFETLGYRPESLTNTNSFMEIHPDDREKVEQIFRESVQTGVGRKVEYRMKHQDGRWVELESRSTVVRNEGGEVECIVLVARDIGDRKRMEEELLQSQRMQSVATVSEKVSENFNARIDAILDKVNLARQLLKPGSPEAKLLADATDEGDKAHNLVGQLMSLGTSNVKSTEMVCLQDLLRDSLGRCVPSGGLARPEIYMPERDMLVGGSREVLAAAIDQILTNSVEAMDKRGIIRIDLVNERMDKSGALLKPGQYAVIRIRDQGTGIREEHISHIFEPYFTTKQGHQGLGLSSALAAISEHHGTLRIHSKPGTGAEAVIHLPVVTTEEPTKKLPRTDTRAEKRARILIMDDEKFVREFATALLVQLGYEAVATSNGDELVEEFRASCRIKRPYHVIITDLIVPNGVGGEMICERVKKLDPQVRVIVSSGFTNHHAIQNFRDYGFDASLSKPYRAESLRKLLDELLPS; via the coding sequence GTGTCAAGGCCCGAAGATACCGAAAGCGTTTCGCTGTCCGACATCAGCCTGGAACAGCTCAAGACCAAGTATCTCCAACTGCGTTTGCAGCACAATGAGCTGTTGGCCTATCGCGATCAGCAGGACAAGGGCATCGCGCTCTACCACCTGATCACCGAAAACATCGCCGACCTTTTGGCGGTGATCGACCCCTCGGGCAAGCGGATTTGGAACAACAAGGCCTATTTTGAAACGCTGGGTTATCGTCCAGAATCTTTGACCAACACCAATTCGTTCATGGAAATCCACCCCGATGACCGGGAAAAGGTGGAACAGATTTTCCGCGAATCCGTGCAGACCGGTGTCGGCCGCAAGGTGGAGTACCGCATGAAGCACCAAGACGGCCGCTGGGTCGAGTTGGAATCCCGGTCGACGGTCGTGCGGAACGAGGGGGGGGAGGTGGAATGCATCGTTTTGGTGGCCCGGGACATTGGCGACCGCAAACGGATGGAAGAAGAATTGCTCCAGTCACAACGGATGCAATCGGTGGCGACTGTATCCGAAAAGGTGAGCGAGAACTTCAATGCCCGGATCGATGCGATTCTGGACAAAGTGAACCTGGCCCGTCAGTTGCTGAAGCCGGGAAGTCCGGAGGCCAAGCTGTTGGCAGATGCCACCGACGAAGGGGACAAGGCACACAATCTCGTCGGACAGCTCATGTCCCTGGGCACCAGCAACGTGAAATCCACAGAGATGGTGTGTCTGCAGGACCTGCTGCGCGACAGCCTGGGCCGGTGCGTGCCGTCCGGGGGGTTGGCGCGCCCAGAAATTTACATGCCCGAGCGGGACATGCTGGTCGGCGGATCGAGGGAAGTCTTGGCGGCAGCGATCGATCAAATACTGACCAATTCGGTCGAGGCCATGGACAAACGCGGGATCATCCGGATCGACCTGGTGAACGAACGCATGGACAAGAGCGGCGCTTTGCTCAAACCGGGACAGTACGCGGTGATTCGCATCCGCGACCAGGGCACCGGCATCCGCGAGGAACACATCAGCCACATCTTTGAGCCCTATTTCACCACCAAGCAAGGGCATCAGGGGCTGGGTCTGTCGAGTGCGTTGGCCGCGATCAGCGAGCACCACGGAACCCTGCGCATCCACTCCAAGCCGGGCACCGGTGCCGAGGCGGTGATTCATCTGCCCGTGGTGACCACGGAAGAGCCGACGAAAAAGCTTCCGCGCACCGACACCCGGGCAGAAAAACGCGCCCGCATCCTCATCATGGATGACGAAAAATTCGTGCGGGAATTCGCGACGGCCCTGTTGGTCCAGCTGGGATATGAGGCAGTGGCGACCAGCAATGGCGACGAACTGGTTGAGGAGTTCCGCGCCTCCTGCCGGATCAAGAGGCCCTATCATGTTATCATCACCGATTTGATCGTGCCGAACGGGGTTGGGGGAGAAATGATTTGTGAGCGGGTCAAGAAACTGGACCCCCAGGTCCGGGTGATCGTCTCGAGCGGCTTCACCAACCACCACGCGATCCAGAATTTCCGTGATTATGGATTCGATGCCTCACTTTCCAAGCCCTACCGAGCGGAAAGCCTCCGCAAACTGCTGGATGAGCTGCTGCCGAGTTAG
- the mscL gene encoding large conductance mechanosensitive channel protein MscL produces MQIIKEFKEFITKGNAFDLAIGVIVGGAFGPVVDSMVKDLIMPLASLGVGRVNFENLYLPLTPKGVEAVKLAVDQGTALPTLAQARDLGAVLPYGNFLNSLVTFFFLMLGVFVLIKSVNTLRRPAPTSAPDPAPPAPPRQELLLEEIRDLLKK; encoded by the coding sequence ATGCAAATCATCAAGGAATTCAAGGAGTTCATCACGAAGGGCAATGCCTTTGATCTCGCCATCGGCGTCATTGTCGGCGGTGCCTTCGGCCCGGTCGTCGATTCCATGGTCAAGGACCTGATCATGCCACTCGCCTCACTTGGCGTTGGGAGGGTCAATTTCGAGAATCTCTATCTACCACTCACGCCCAAGGGCGTGGAAGCGGTGAAGTTGGCCGTCGACCAGGGCACCGCCCTGCCCACACTTGCCCAGGCCCGCGACCTTGGCGCCGTGCTGCCCTACGGCAATTTCCTCAATAGTCTTGTGACTTTCTTCTTCCTCATGCTCGGGGTCTTCGTCTTGATCAAGTCGGTCAACACCCTGCGCCGTCCGGCACCCACCTCCGCACCGGATCCCGCTCCCCCGGCGCCCCCTCGCCAAGAGCTTCTCTTGGAGGAAATCCGCGATCTATTGAAAAAGTAA
- a CDS encoding inositol monophosphatase family protein has protein sequence MSDFRRMFGVAESAAREAGQLIRSQCGSDVVVNESHHHDLKIQLDVETQQLLEKRILEAFPNHAILGEEGGSGSGGSGAEWILDPIDGTVNLAYGLPHFCVSIAFRQEGVTQVGVVYDPMRDECFSATKGGGAMCNGRAIRASRRERLDEGILALGFSKSAESVEKCLELYQFYGRRARKLRAMGSAALDMAYIAAGRMDAYIEQGIKIWDIAAGQLLLEEAGGRVVLTPRDEPHHYHIKAWNGVMDLPMT, from the coding sequence ATGAGTGATTTCAGACGGATGTTTGGAGTGGCGGAATCGGCGGCCCGAGAAGCCGGGCAGTTGATTCGGAGCCAGTGCGGAAGTGATGTCGTGGTGAATGAATCCCATCATCATGATTTGAAGATCCAATTGGATGTGGAAACGCAGCAGCTTTTGGAAAAGCGCATTCTGGAGGCATTTCCTAATCATGCGATTTTGGGGGAAGAGGGTGGATCCGGCAGCGGGGGATCAGGTGCGGAATGGATTCTCGATCCGATCGATGGCACGGTGAATCTGGCCTACGGATTGCCCCATTTCTGTGTGTCCATAGCCTTCCGACAGGAGGGGGTGACGCAGGTGGGGGTTGTGTATGATCCGATGCGGGACGAATGTTTTTCGGCCACCAAGGGTGGCGGGGCGATGTGCAATGGGCGGGCAATCCGGGCCAGCCGGAGGGAGAGGCTGGACGAGGGGATTCTGGCCCTGGGTTTTTCCAAGAGTGCGGAGAGCGTGGAGAAATGCCTGGAGTTGTACCAGTTTTATGGCCGCCGGGCACGCAAGCTGCGTGCGATGGGGTCCGCGGCGCTCGATATGGCCTACATAGCCGCAGGGCGGATGGATGCCTACATAGAGCAGGGAATCAAGATTTGGGACATCGCAGCCGGGCAGTTATTGCTGGAGGAGGCCGGCGGCAGGGTCGTTCTGACCCCGCGGGACGAACCGCATCATTACCACATCAAGGCTTGGAACGGGGTCATGGATCTGCCCATGACCTGA
- a CDS encoding sodium:solute symporter family protein, which yields MALTSSAASTASAIELHLSPIDYSILSIYFLFVLGIGFALKRGMKGGAAFLTSGKSIPAWVTGLAFLSANLGAQEVIGMAASGAKYGIMTSHFYWVGAIPAMVFLAIFMMPFYYGSKARSVPEYLKLRFDEKTRGFNAISFALMTIFSSGISLHALAKLLEVLVHWNYWTCVAVAASIVLVYIFLGGLTSAIYNEVLQFFMIVIGFTPLVFLGLKDIGGWTALKEKLVPVAVEKGFEAGTWTHSWIHLSGPAENPMGIGWFGLVMGLGFVLSFGYWCTDFLVVQRAMAADSMAAARRTPLIAALPKMLFPALVILPGIIAIALHHQTGGTFLPTGADGTPDYNMVIPAMLAQYFPTGLLGIGFTALMASFMAGMAGNVTAFNTVWTYDIYQSYIAPNQSDTHYLWMGRWATVFGILASIGAAFLASQFNNIMDMLQLVFAFVNAPLFATFLLGMFWKRTTGHGAFFGLVGGTAAAAIFHGLSLAAHGSPGIKGAWIAPKILFASEMGQNFWMATTAWTACFLLTLAVSFVTPRTKSDAELAGLVYSLTPKPDAAAEPWYKRPVVLGLAILALTLLLNILFA from the coding sequence ATGGCTTTGACATCTTCCGCCGCTAGCACGGCTTCCGCGATCGAACTTCACTTAAGCCCCATCGACTATTCCATCCTCTCGATCTACTTCCTTTTCGTCCTCGGAATCGGCTTTGCCCTCAAACGCGGAATGAAGGGCGGAGCCGCCTTCCTCACCTCGGGCAAATCCATCCCCGCCTGGGTCACCGGCCTGGCCTTCCTCTCCGCCAACCTCGGGGCCCAGGAGGTCATCGGCATGGCGGCGTCCGGGGCCAAGTACGGCATCATGACCAGCCATTTCTACTGGGTCGGGGCCATCCCTGCCATGGTCTTCCTCGCCATCTTCATGATGCCCTTTTACTACGGTTCCAAGGCCCGCTCTGTTCCGGAATACCTCAAACTCCGCTTCGACGAAAAAACCCGGGGCTTCAATGCCATTTCCTTTGCCTTGATGACCATCTTTTCCTCAGGCATCTCGCTGCACGCTCTGGCCAAGCTCCTCGAAGTGCTGGTCCACTGGAACTATTGGACCTGCGTGGCCGTTGCGGCCTCCATTGTCCTCGTCTACATCTTCCTCGGCGGCCTCACCTCGGCCATCTACAACGAGGTACTTCAATTCTTCATGATTGTCATCGGCTTCACGCCACTCGTCTTCCTCGGCCTCAAGGACATTGGCGGTTGGACCGCCTTGAAAGAAAAACTCGTCCCGGTCGCTGTGGAAAAAGGCTTCGAAGCCGGAACCTGGACGCACTCATGGATCCACCTCAGCGGGCCCGCGGAAAATCCCATGGGCATCGGCTGGTTCGGTCTCGTCATGGGCCTCGGATTCGTGCTCTCCTTTGGCTACTGGTGCACGGACTTCCTCGTCGTGCAACGCGCCATGGCCGCCGACTCCATGGCCGCCGCCCGCCGCACCCCACTCATTGCCGCACTGCCGAAAATGCTCTTCCCCGCCCTCGTCATCCTCCCCGGCATAATCGCCATCGCCCTCCATCACCAAACCGGGGGCACGTTCCTCCCCACCGGAGCCGACGGCACCCCCGACTACAACATGGTCATTCCCGCCATGCTCGCCCAGTATTTCCCCACCGGCTTGTTGGGGATCGGGTTCACCGCCCTCATGGCCTCCTTCATGGCCGGTATGGCCGGAAACGTCACCGCTTTCAATACCGTCTGGACCTACGACATCTACCAAAGCTACATCGCCCCCAACCAATCCGACACCCACTATCTCTGGATGGGACGCTGGGCCACGGTCTTCGGCATCCTCGCCAGCATCGGAGCCGCCTTTCTGGCCTCCCAGTTCAACAACATCATGGACATGCTCCAGCTGGTTTTTGCCTTCGTCAACGCCCCCCTCTTCGCCACTTTCCTCCTCGGCATGTTCTGGAAGCGCACCACCGGCCACGGCGCCTTCTTCGGCCTTGTCGGCGGCACCGCCGCCGCCGCGATCTTCCACGGCCTTTCCCTCGCCGCCCATGGATCCCCCGGCATCAAGGGCGCCTGGATCGCCCCGAAAATCCTCTTCGCCAGCGAAATGGGCCAAAACTTTTGGATGGCCACCACCGCCTGGACTGCCTGCTTCCTCCTCACGCTCGCCGTTTCCTTCGTCACCCCCCGCACCAAATCCGACGCCGAACTCGCCGGGCTCGTCTACTCCCTCACCCCCAAACCAGACGCCGCGGCCGAACCTTGGTACAAACGGCCGGTTGTTCTCGGATTGGCCATCCTTGCCCTCACCCTTCTCCTCAACATCCTCTTTGCCTGA
- a CDS encoding DUF1460 domain-containing protein produces the protein MFPVLGLFILLATTSPAPPTAPSPSPPSVQPEFAPHSQPALPFETVFVGLSRFEGLLKRAQDEKWETLPIGERTATIGRALTGTPYLSHTLEIDDKIEAASVNFSGLDCWTFFETALALARLLDLPEKSRTPDNLLHFIELDRYRDGRCTGAYLSRLHYLEDWGADNHRRGLVQDITGDLGGVEYENVCREMTILWRGYRYLRATPSLVPAITREESRIQKLKTLYISKGKVAAMESKLQNGDIIGIVSRDGGRLSTSHVGLALRDKKGVLRFMHASSTREKRKVLIDDRLSDYLAGNYGQAGITVWRPLK, from the coding sequence ATGTTCCCAGTCCTCGGTCTCTTCATACTGCTGGCCACCACCAGCCCCGCACCCCCCACAGCTCCCTCTCCGTCGCCCCCCTCTGTTCAACCCGAATTCGCGCCCCATTCCCAACCCGCGCTCCCCTTCGAAACCGTCTTCGTCGGACTCTCCCGTTTCGAGGGCCTCCTGAAACGCGCCCAAGACGAAAAATGGGAGACTCTTCCGATTGGCGAACGCACCGCCACCATCGGCCGCGCCCTCACCGGCACCCCCTATCTCAGCCACACTCTGGAAATCGACGATAAAATCGAGGCGGCCTCGGTCAATTTCAGCGGCCTCGACTGCTGGACCTTCTTCGAAACTGCGCTCGCCTTGGCCCGCCTTCTCGACCTCCCGGAGAAAAGCCGCACCCCTGACAATCTCCTCCACTTCATCGAACTTGACCGTTACCGCGATGGCCGATGCACCGGGGCCTACCTCTCCCGCCTCCATTACCTCGAGGATTGGGGCGCGGACAACCACCGCCGCGGTCTCGTCCAGGACATCACCGGTGATCTCGGCGGGGTGGAATATGAGAACGTCTGCCGGGAGATGACCATCCTCTGGCGTGGCTACCGCTACCTGCGCGCCACCCCCTCGCTCGTCCCCGCCATCACACGCGAGGAAAGCCGCATCCAAAAACTCAAAACCCTCTACATCTCCAAGGGCAAAGTCGCGGCCATGGAGTCCAAACTCCAGAACGGCGACATCATTGGCATCGTCAGCCGCGATGGCGGACGCCTCTCCACCTCGCACGTCGGCCTGGCTTTGCGTGACAAAAAAGGCGTCCTCCGCTTCATGCACGCCAGCTCGACCCGCGAGAAGCGCAAAGTCCTCATTGATGACCGCCTTTCCGACTATCTGGCCGGCAACTATGGCCAGGCCGGCATCACCGTCTGGCGTCCTCTGAAATAG
- a CDS encoding YhbY family RNA-binding protein produces MTQYTQTGLERRGLRSRAQTLAASVRVGQHGIDPVLANVETALQHHHLVKVRFDGLKEQKQELALSLAEKLNAELIQVIGHNAVLYRP; encoded by the coding sequence GTGACCCAATACACCCAGACCGGTCTTGAACGCCGAGGCCTCCGCAGTCGTGCCCAGACTCTTGCGGCCAGTGTGCGAGTCGGTCAGCACGGCATCGATCCCGTCCTGGCCAACGTCGAGACCGCACTTCAACACCATCACTTGGTCAAAGTCCGCTTCGACGGCCTCAAGGAACAAAAACAAGAACTTGCCCTATCATTAGCCGAGAAACTCAACGCCGAACTCATCCAAGTCATCGGCCACAACGCCGTCCTCTACCGTCCTTGA
- a CDS encoding NADPH-dependent assimilatory sulfite reductase hemoprotein subunit, with translation MSNASVETIKDQSRSLRGTIVQTLQSEATHFSDEEYQLLKFHGTYQQDDRDLRNPRKAQGLDKAWSFMVRSKIPGGAINAEQYLMHDRMADDLGNGTIRITNRQGFQMHGVLKGSLKDCIARIVRAKLTTWGACGDVVRNTMAAAAPFKTPVYDDVQQLGRDLSETFMPASTAFSEIWLDGQKLELNQEDKAEPIYGKHYLPRKFKIGIAVPPVNDADVFTQDIGYIAHVVDGRVTGYNLTVGGGFGMSHGQTQTYPVLGKPLFYVAKEHAVAAAIAIVTVQRDNGNREDRKQARLKYLIEKRGLDWFKAEVLARLPGIPTEPFKPYTFTTVGDFLGWHEQGDGKWFVGIWVEQGRIKDTDQIQYRSAFREIAQTYHLPVRLTPNANLLFHDIAPDQKAGVDAILRKFHIPVPDTLTEARKTSHACVSLPTCGLGLAESERVLGGIMDKIDAILRELGLEKEPILIRMTGCPNGCGRPYNADFGFVGRAPKKYAFYLGGSSRGDRLAGLEAKSITEDQIPEILRTHLKDYKDGRKKGESFTDYLGRTHTLGAAPHPDQFHVEFAERAAKAVSAAPLET, from the coding sequence ATGTCCAACGCCAGTGTCGAAACCATCAAAGATCAGAGCCGCTCGCTTCGTGGCACCATCGTCCAGACCCTCCAGAGCGAAGCCACCCACTTTTCCGATGAGGAATATCAACTGCTCAAGTTCCATGGCACCTATCAGCAGGATGACCGCGACCTGCGCAACCCGCGCAAGGCCCAGGGTCTCGACAAAGCCTGGAGCTTCATGGTCCGAAGCAAGATCCCCGGCGGCGCCATCAACGCCGAACAATATTTGATGCATGACCGGATGGCCGACGACCTCGGCAACGGCACCATCCGCATCACCAACCGCCAAGGCTTCCAGATGCACGGCGTCCTCAAGGGATCCCTCAAGGACTGCATCGCCCGCATCGTCCGCGCCAAACTCACCACTTGGGGTGCCTGTGGCGATGTCGTCCGCAACACCATGGCCGCCGCCGCCCCCTTCAAGACCCCGGTCTACGACGATGTCCAACAACTCGGTCGAGATCTCAGCGAAACGTTCATGCCCGCCAGCACCGCCTTCAGCGAAATCTGGCTCGACGGACAGAAGCTTGAACTCAACCAGGAGGACAAAGCCGAACCCATCTACGGCAAGCACTACCTCCCGCGCAAATTCAAGATCGGCATCGCCGTCCCCCCTGTGAATGACGCCGACGTCTTCACCCAGGACATCGGATACATCGCCCATGTCGTGGATGGCCGCGTCACCGGCTACAATCTCACCGTCGGAGGCGGCTTCGGTATGTCGCACGGCCAAACCCAAACCTACCCCGTCCTCGGAAAGCCCCTCTTTTACGTGGCCAAGGAACACGCCGTCGCCGCCGCCATTGCCATCGTCACCGTGCAACGGGACAATGGCAACCGCGAGGACCGCAAACAGGCCCGTCTCAAATACCTCATCGAAAAACGCGGCCTCGACTGGTTCAAAGCCGAAGTCCTCGCCCGCCTCCCCGGCATCCCGACCGAGCCTTTCAAGCCCTACACCTTCACCACCGTCGGCGACTTCCTTGGCTGGCACGAACAGGGCGACGGCAAATGGTTTGTCGGCATCTGGGTTGAACAGGGCCGGATCAAGGACACCGACCAGATCCAATACCGCTCGGCATTCCGTGAAATTGCCCAAACCTACCATCTGCCTGTCCGCCTGACCCCCAACGCCAACCTCCTCTTCCACGACATCGCCCCCGACCAAAAAGCCGGCGTCGATGCCATCCTGCGCAAATTCCACATCCCCGTTCCTGATACCCTGACCGAAGCCCGCAAGACGTCCCACGCCTGCGTCTCCCTTCCGACGTGCGGCCTCGGCCTGGCCGAAAGCGAACGCGTTCTGGGCGGCATCATGGACAAGATCGATGCCATCCTGCGCGAACTTGGCCTGGAAAAGGAACCAATCCTCATCCGCATGACCGGTTGCCCGAACGGCTGTGGACGCCCCTACAATGCCGACTTCGGCTTCGTCGGCCGTGCCCCGAAGAAATACGCCTTCTACCTCGGCGGCTCCAGCCGCGGCGACCGATTGGCCGGACTTGAAGCCAAGAGCATCACCGAGGACCAGATCCCGGAAATCCTCCGCACCCACCTCAAGGACTATAAAGACGGCCGGAAGAAGGGTGAAAGTTTCACCGACTACCTCGGACGCACCCATACCCTGGGCGCCGCACCCCACCCCGACCAATTCCACGTCGAATTCGCCGAGCGGGCCGCCAAAGCTGTCTCCGCCGCCCCCCTCGAAACCTGA
- a CDS encoding SAM-dependent methyltransferase has protein sequence MEDTGRVVTWEEWMNEALHAPGAGYYARHIGSVGERGDFSTSATLDRTLARGIACWLRARAALLKPQGRIAVIEVGPGDGALARGILRALPWWFRWRVDLHLVETSDSLRKVQQTTLRGRRVRWHTNMADALAQTGGRALIYSNELVDAFPCRSFILRAGTWLEIAVAESPSGNIRECESGPGSDVPCGGGAWLSGLREGQRIEIHQAYQRWLAEWASLWLKGAMLTVDYGYTVEPPPRLPLSGTLRAYFRQMRLEGEEMLRRKGRQDLTADVNFSDLARWGAALGWVTTDLRPQADWLQRWVPGQGGRLADPVDAGGAFLVLEQRPAASAQTSSSLP, from the coding sequence ATGGAGGACACCGGCCGGGTCGTGACGTGGGAAGAATGGATGAACGAAGCCCTCCATGCCCCCGGGGCAGGCTACTATGCTCGGCACATAGGCTCGGTGGGAGAACGCGGGGATTTTTCCACCTCGGCCACGCTTGATCGGACACTGGCCCGGGGGATTGCCTGCTGGTTGCGGGCGCGTGCCGCGCTGCTCAAGCCCCAAGGAAGGATTGCGGTGATTGAGGTCGGACCCGGGGATGGCGCATTGGCCAGGGGGATTTTGCGCGCGCTTCCCTGGTGGTTCCGCTGGCGGGTCGACCTCCATTTGGTGGAAACGTCGGATTCGCTGCGGAAGGTGCAGCAAACAACCCTGCGCGGTCGAAGGGTCCGTTGGCATACCAACATGGCCGATGCTCTGGCCCAAACAGGAGGCAGGGCCCTGATTTACAGCAATGAACTCGTGGATGCCTTCCCCTGCCGGTCTTTCATCCTGCGTGCGGGAACTTGGTTGGAAATCGCAGTGGCGGAATCACCGTCCGGCAACATCCGGGAATGCGAAAGCGGCCCGGGCTCCGATGTGCCCTGTGGGGGTGGGGCCTGGCTGTCCGGATTGCGTGAGGGCCAGCGGATCGAGATCCACCAGGCTTACCAGCGCTGGCTGGCAGAGTGGGCGAGCCTTTGGCTCAAGGGGGCGATGTTGACCGTGGACTACGGTTACACTGTGGAGCCTCCACCCCGGCTGCCGCTCTCGGGGACACTCCGTGCCTATTTCCGGCAGATGCGCTTGGAGGGCGAGGAAATGTTGCGCCGCAAGGGCCGGCAAGACCTGACGGCGGATGTGAATTTCAGCGACCTGGCGCGTTGGGGTGCAGCGCTTGGTTGGGTCACGACCGACTTGCGACCGCAGGCGGATTGGCTGCAACGATGGGTCCCGGGCCAGGGCGGACGGCTGGCCGACCCGGTGGATGCGGGCGGGGCCTTCCTCGTCCTGGAGCAGAGACCGGCGGCATCTGCCCAAACAAGCAGTTCTTTGCCTTAG